A stretch of the Vibrio stylophorae genome encodes the following:
- a CDS encoding tetratricopeptide repeat protein — translation MKDIKLALMMFALWMLAGCQSTQSLHTAKALNELEVSLQQANYTQVQAIAEKAQQGDAKAQFEMGYLSIIEAFPENTYLDAFDWIMASAQQGYAHAQYYAGLFYLDDEIAPPDLTSAQYWLELAAAQQHTPAMYELATLYSYFRPQMGLPMDSEKTIYWLKQAAALNLVDAQYDLARFYLYGVHGLEKNHAQAMHWIAKLQQIQDPRGNYLLGLDHYLGLTQAVNEQAGLKYLHLSADQDYAPAQYDLALHYFEHHEPQIAFNWATRAAQSQDPDALLMLGRFYFSGTSVEVDRAKALSLFHQAADLGLPEAQTLVVLFDLENAKTSEQKRAAVERLRQQAKAHNPHAQEEMMLLYFTQDPKHASDAEQFVSLEHAFMWAVILKQHPDFSEMSERSRQKLTAAIKRFNRQITLSRIATLIDTANICVISNYQKCPL, via the coding sequence ATGAAAGATATCAAATTGGCGTTGATGATGTTTGCGCTGTGGATGCTTGCGGGGTGTCAAAGCACGCAAAGTCTGCACACAGCGAAAGCGCTCAATGAACTCGAAGTGTCACTGCAACAGGCCAACTATACGCAGGTTCAAGCGATTGCAGAAAAGGCTCAGCAGGGTGATGCCAAAGCGCAATTTGAAATGGGATATCTTTCAATTATCGAGGCGTTTCCTGAGAACACCTACCTTGATGCATTTGATTGGATCATGGCATCGGCTCAGCAAGGTTATGCCCATGCACAATATTATGCGGGACTGTTTTATTTAGACGATGAAATTGCACCACCTGATTTAACCAGTGCCCAATATTGGTTAGAACTTGCCGCTGCGCAGCAGCACACGCCCGCGATGTATGAACTGGCGACCCTGTATAGCTATTTTCGTCCGCAAATGGGGTTACCCATGGACTCAGAGAAAACCATCTATTGGCTGAAACAAGCGGCGGCGCTCAATTTAGTGGATGCGCAATATGATTTAGCGCGTTTTTATCTTTATGGGGTGCATGGGCTTGAGAAAAACCATGCGCAAGCTATGCATTGGATTGCGAAGCTGCAACAAATACAGGATCCACGCGGTAACTATCTATTGGGGCTTGATCATTATTTGGGGCTGACACAAGCCGTGAATGAGCAAGCGGGGCTGAAATATCTTCACCTTTCAGCTGATCAAGACTATGCGCCAGCGCAATATGATTTAGCGCTGCACTATTTTGAGCATCATGAGCCGCAAATCGCTTTTAATTGGGCAACCCGCGCGGCGCAGTCTCAGGATCCAGACGCGCTGTTGATGCTCGGGCGTTTTTATTTCAGTGGCACCAGTGTCGAAGTGGACCGCGCAAAGGCGCTTTCATTATTTCATCAAGCTGCGGATTTAGGATTACCCGAAGCGCAAACCTTGGTGGTGTTATTTGATTTAGAAAACGCGAAGACGAGTGAGCAAAAACGAGCCGCAGTTGAGAGATTACGACAGCAAGCGAAGGCGCATAATCCCCATGCACAAGAGGAGATGATGCTGCTCTATTTTACGCAAGATCCCAAGCATGCATCAGACGCTGAGCAATTTGTGTCCTTAGAGCATGCTTTTATGTGGGCGGTGATCTTAAAACAGCACCCAGATTTCAGTGAGATGAGTGAGCGTTCGCGGCAAAAATTGACTGCAGCTATCAAGCGATTTAATCGACAGATAACGCTATCCAGAATTGCCACATTAATTGATACCGCAAATATTTGCGTGATTTCCAATTACCAAAAATGCCCGCTTTAA
- a CDS encoding HopJ type III effector protein encodes MELEAFLATLMQQPEVIEFEQTMAVIDHSYDFIPTAFRNGETNNQAGENNGSCKIFAFASLNKLTPAQTLACFGRFYRQDVLEHPENTDHQNIRNFIKYGWQGIEFHNPALHKRI; translated from the coding sequence ATGGAATTGGAAGCGTTTTTAGCCACACTGATGCAGCAACCCGAAGTGATTGAGTTTGAGCAAACCATGGCAGTGATCGATCACAGCTATGATTTTATCCCCACCGCTTTTCGCAATGGCGAGACCAATAACCAAGCGGGTGAAAACAATGGCTCATGTAAGATATTTGCCTTTGCATCACTCAATAAACTGACGCCAGCACAAACGCTTGCATGTTTTGGCCGCTTCTATCGTCAAGATGTACTTGAGCATCCTGAGAATACCGACCATCAAAACATTCGAAATTTCATCAAATATGGTTGGCAAGGCATCGAGTTTCACAATCCAGCCTTACATAAGCGGATCTAG
- a CDS encoding SDR family oxidoreductase, whose product MKPLVVITGASSGIGAAIAKRFSDEGHALLLLARRVDRLEALNLPNTICAQVDITDKASLEQAIAQAESQFGPVDCLVNNAGAMLLGQIDTQDASEWKRMFDVNVLGLLNGMQAVLAPMKARQTGTIVNISSIAGRKTFPDHAAYCGTKFAVHAISENVREEVADSNVRVTTIAPGVVETELLSHTSSDEIKTGYEGWKTSIGGALVADDIARCVLFAYQQPQGMCVREIMVAPTRQQP is encoded by the coding sequence ATGAAACCATTAGTTGTGATCACAGGTGCAAGCTCAGGTATCGGTGCTGCCATTGCAAAACGTTTTAGCGATGAAGGCCATGCGCTTTTGTTGCTTGCACGTCGTGTTGACCGCCTTGAGGCTCTGAACCTACCCAACACCATTTGCGCGCAAGTGGATATCACAGATAAAGCGTCTCTTGAGCAAGCCATTGCCCAAGCAGAAAGCCAATTTGGTCCTGTGGATTGTTTAGTCAATAACGCAGGTGCCATGCTACTGGGTCAGATTGACACCCAAGATGCGAGCGAATGGAAACGTATGTTTGATGTCAACGTACTTGGCCTACTCAACGGCATGCAAGCCGTGCTTGCACCAATGAAAGCACGCCAAACTGGTACCATCGTCAACATTAGTTCTATTGCAGGTCGTAAAACCTTCCCGGATCACGCGGCCTACTGCGGCACTAAATTTGCGGTACATGCCATTAGTGAAAACGTGCGTGAAGAAGTTGCCGATAGCAATGTGCGCGTGACCACCATTGCCCCTGGTGTGGTTGAAACTGAGCTTTTGTCTCACACCAGCTCAGATGAAATCAAAACCGGTTATGAAGGTTGGAAAACCAGCATCGGCGGCGCGCTCGTTGCTGATGATATCGCCCGTTGTGTGCTATTTGCTTATCAACAGCCACAAGGCATGTGCGTCCGTGAGATTATGGTTGCACCAACACGTCAGCAGCCATAA
- a CDS encoding acyltransferase, with translation MNTPTPTKKIASLELGRLIAIFAVVAMHCQLFMTYLQVGETPWLGYLFNQCTRFAVPLFFLIAGFLIQPKLVAAPMVTLKNYCAPLLRIFAVWSVICLLMPFDFGTLLENGYLAERLGYWQYLLSRPINTLLEGGLVHLWFLPALMLAALITALLLHFHKARWLLPIAVVLYLYGVAAGSYYNLTNIWAFCFTRNGPFFSTLMFALGFLIREKEFRLSRGAALAMALIGMAMHLGEAYFLMDFKQPFNSNDYLLGTVLWGTGLFLFLLATPQLGDRPWVFHWAQYVLPIYVAHLPIMILMLDLTGFLQLNTLQAAPLKDAVVFFGTVTFTLLLIKGLEKTPLYRVLFR, from the coding sequence ATGAACACGCCAACACCTACTAAAAAAATCGCCAGTTTAGAGCTTGGCCGTTTAATCGCAATTTTTGCTGTTGTGGCCATGCACTGCCAACTGTTTATGACCTATTTGCAAGTTGGTGAAACCCCATGGCTTGGCTATCTCTTTAATCAATGCACGCGTTTTGCGGTGCCGCTATTCTTTTTGATCGCCGGATTTTTGATTCAGCCAAAGCTGGTGGCTGCACCTATGGTGACGCTAAAAAATTATTGCGCGCCGCTGCTTCGAATCTTCGCCGTTTGGAGCGTAATTTGTTTGTTGATGCCATTTGATTTTGGCACGCTGCTAGAGAATGGCTATCTCGCAGAGCGGCTGGGTTATTGGCAGTATTTACTGAGTCGCCCAATTAATACGCTGCTAGAAGGTGGCTTGGTGCATCTGTGGTTTTTACCGGCGTTGATGCTGGCAGCACTGATCACTGCGCTACTTTTACATTTTCACAAAGCACGCTGGTTATTACCCATTGCCGTCGTTTTATATCTCTACGGTGTGGCAGCAGGAAGTTATTACAATCTTACCAATATCTGGGCATTTTGCTTTACCCGGAATGGGCCATTCTTCTCAACCTTGATGTTTGCCCTTGGCTTTTTGATTCGAGAAAAAGAGTTTCGGTTGTCACGTGGCGCAGCCTTGGCAATGGCATTGATTGGTATGGCGATGCACTTAGGCGAAGCCTATTTCCTTATGGATTTCAAACAGCCATTTAATAGCAATGATTACTTGCTTGGAACTGTGCTGTGGGGCACGGGCTTGTTCTTGTTTTTGTTGGCCACACCACAACTGGGCGATCGTCCTTGGGTATTTCACTGGGCGCAATATGTACTGCCCATCTATGTGGCGCATTTACCCATCATGATTTTAATGCTAGACCTGACGGGATTTTTGCAGCTAAACACATTGCAAGCAGCACCGCTAAAGGATGCGGTGGTCTTTTTCGGAACCGTGACCTTCACGCTCCTGCTGATTAAAGGGCTTGAGAAAACGCCGCTTTATCGCGTGTTATTTCGCTAA
- a CDS encoding GNAT family N-acetyltransferase, producing the protein MSVQRILAHQWPEIYQIQVQAYQSIEPEPVAILQDKWQKSPECCFVYKKDQQIKGYLLAHAWNRETPPKLSQRLPEDSHGEILFLHDLAIDSTAAGQGIGPQLIEKLVDVAESTGYQEIRLVSIQNSKSFWQKNGFSALSEPVCQSYGDSALLMRRKLTN; encoded by the coding sequence ATGTCAGTTCAACGCATTTTAGCGCATCAATGGCCTGAGATTTATCAAATACAGGTGCAGGCTTATCAGTCGATTGAGCCTGAGCCCGTTGCGATTTTGCAAGATAAGTGGCAAAAATCGCCTGAATGCTGCTTTGTATACAAAAAAGATCAGCAAATTAAAGGCTATCTGCTGGCGCATGCTTGGAATCGTGAAACGCCGCCTAAGTTATCGCAGCGATTGCCTGAAGATAGTCATGGCGAGATTTTGTTTTTGCATGATTTAGCTATTGATAGCACTGCTGCTGGACAAGGGATTGGCCCACAATTGATTGAAAAATTGGTGGATGTGGCTGAGTCTACGGGGTATCAAGAAATTCGCCTTGTTTCGATTCAAAATTCGAAGTCATTTTGGCAAAAAAATGGCTTTTCTGCGCTGAGCGAGCCTGTGTGTCAAAGCTATGGTGACAGTGCGTTACTGATGCGGCGCAAGCTGACAAATTAA